The window AACCTCGGCATCCGCCACGTCGTGACCGGGTTCGACTTCCATTTCGGAAAGAATCGCCAGGGCGGTCCCGCCTATCTCATGGAAGCCGGCGAGCGTCATGGTTTTGGCGTGACGCTGGTGGACGCGTTCCGCGACGAGGGCACCGACGTCATTTCGTCCAGCCGCATCCGTGGCCTTCTGTGCGACGGTGATGTCGCGCAGGCAGCGGGCCTTCTCGGTTATCGCTACACCGTGGAAGCCGAGGTCGGCCGTGGAAAGCAGCTCGGCCGCACATTGGGCTATCCCACCGCCAACATGGCGCTGCCCGCGTCCACCGGCCTCAGGCACGGCATCTACGCCGTGAAGCTGCGCCGCGCCGACGGCACGCTGCACGATGGGGTGGCGAGTTTCGGCCGTCGCCCGACGGTGGACGAAGACGGCGAGCCGCTTCTGGAAACCTTCGTTTTCGACTTTTCTGGTGACCTCTACGGCGAGCGCTGCGCGGTCTCCTTCTTCGGATATCTGCGCGGCGAGGAGAAGTTCGACGGCCTCGACGCGCTCGTTGCACAGATCAGGCGTGACGAGGACGAGGCGAGGGCGCTGCTCGCGGGCGTGACGCCCCTGTCGCAGCTCGATCTCCTGATGAGTTTTACACAGGGCTGATCGCAACGCCAGCGGCATCGGCGTGCGGCGCGAATCGTCGCGGTGATCCTCGCACGGCGATCTAGGCCCAAATGACGGCCGGTCGGTCGGAATGTCCTCACGAAAGGCCGGACGGGCGTTACAAATGCGGCCGCCCGGCTCAGATCAATGAGGCATTGCCCTCGGCTTCTGCCGTCCGACATACGAGAATGCCGCAGTAGCAAGGAATATCGGAATCCCCAGTTCCAGAACTTCCTCGATCACCATCGAGAAGAAGGTCGATGATATGTCGATTCCAAGAAAGGAGAGGTTGCTGGCTGCACCGTCAAGCGTCTTGGATGCGACCGCACTGATCATGGCTGCTGCAATTGCCATCGACGTGAAGTCGCGCCTGCGAAGGTTGCGCACAAATGAGCTCGTGTGATTTACGGCCAGGAAATAGCCGGCGATGCCGAGAACCGCAAAAACGGATACACCGAATATTTTCTCCACGAATGGCACCTCGGGAGATACATACAGAAGCGTATTCGTAATGTTGTATGTCGTAAAATGCGCGTGGAAATCCATCTCGCGCAGGCACATG is drawn from Mesorhizobium sp. CAU 1732 and contains these coding sequences:
- a CDS encoding bifunctional riboflavin kinase/FAD synthetase → MGDVIERIAETSELPASGRGGVVAIGNFDGVHRGHQAVLERALSEATTRGVPAIVLTFEPHPRSIFRPDIPLYRLTTAPVRARLLQALGFKAVIEQPFTRDFAGLDAEDFVRRILVENLGIRHVVTGFDFHFGKNRQGGPAYLMEAGERHGFGVTLVDAFRDEGTDVISSSRIRGLLCDGDVAQAAGLLGYRYTVEAEVGRGKQLGRTLGYPTANMALPASTGLRHGIYAVKLRRADGTLHDGVASFGRRPTVDEDGEPLLETFVFDFSGDLYGERCAVSFFGYLRGEEKFDGLDALVAQIRRDEDEARALLAGVTPLSQLDLLMSFTQG